In Stenotrophomonas sp. ESTM1D_MKCIP4_1, a single genomic region encodes these proteins:
- the ruvC gene encoding crossover junction endodeoxyribonuclease RuvC, with protein sequence MTRILGIDPGSQRTGVGIIDVDATGKVSHVHHQPLVLLGADDFPQRMKLLVLGLADLCREYQPDEVAIEKVFMARNPDSALKLGQARGAAISAVVLRDLPVHEYAASEIKLAVVGRGGAEKQQVQHMVGLMLNLKTKLQADAADALAVAITHAHVRATANRLGLSARQAWGRK encoded by the coding sequence ATGACCCGCATCCTCGGCATCGACCCCGGTTCGCAGCGGACCGGGGTCGGCATCATTGACGTCGATGCCACCGGCAAGGTCAGCCACGTGCATCACCAGCCGCTGGTGCTGCTGGGTGCCGACGATTTCCCCCAGCGCATGAAGCTGCTGGTGCTGGGCCTGGCCGATCTGTGCCGGGAGTACCAGCCGGACGAAGTGGCCATCGAAAAGGTCTTCATGGCCCGCAACCCCGATTCGGCGCTGAAGCTGGGCCAGGCCCGTGGCGCGGCCATTTCGGCCGTGGTGCTGCGCGACCTGCCGGTGCACGAATACGCCGCCAGCGAGATCAAGCTCGCCGTGGTCGGGCGCGGTGGCGCTGAAAAGCAACAGGTTCAACACATGGTCGGGCTCATGCTCAACCTGAAAACCAAGCTGCAGGCCGACGCGGCCGACGCGTTGGCGGTGGCGATCACCCATGCCCACGTAAGGGCGACGGCCAACCGCCTGGGGCTCAGTGCCCGCCAGGCGTGGGGCCGCAAATGA
- a CDS encoding potassium transporter Kup: protein MSSSQTPHAAAPGGHGHAPPAGGLALIIGAIGVVFGDIGTSPLYTLKEAFSPHYGLNSDHDTVLGVLSLAFWALNIVVTLKYVTIIMRADNDGEGGIMALMALTQRTLRNGSRSAYVVGILGIFGASLFFGDGVITPAISVLGAVEGLEVAAPGLHAFIVPITVVVLLAVFAVQRFGTEKIGKLFGPITSIWFISLAAIGIYNIFDSPEVLKAFNPWWAIRFFMDHSWHGIFILGAVVLAVTGGEALYADMGHFGAKPIRHAWYFFVLPCLVLNYLGQGALVLNHPEAVKNPFFEAVPDWALYPMIILATMAAVIASQSVITGAFSVSRQAMQLGYIPRMRIKHTSHDTIGQIYIPGINWGIAVMVIGLVLAFRSSSNLAVAYGISVSATMLIDTLLLALVARSLWPKARNWILPLCVVFFIIDLGFVIANGAKLLQGAWFPVVLGIFLFTMMRTWRRGRELLRDEIRKDGIRIDTFLPGLMLAPPVRVPGTAVFLTADPTVAPHALMHNLKHNKVLHERNVFLHVETLPIPYAVEGQRLKIESVGDEFYRVYVRFGFMETPDVPLALMRSCDHGGIYFDPMDTTFFASRETIVATANRGMPIWRDKLFALMHRNAAPATGFFRIPGNRLVELGAQVEI from the coding sequence ATGTCCAGCAGTCAAACCCCGCACGCAGCCGCCCCCGGCGGCCATGGTCACGCCCCCCCGGCCGGGGGACTGGCGCTGATCATCGGTGCGATCGGTGTGGTCTTCGGCGATATCGGTACCAGCCCGCTGTACACCCTGAAGGAAGCGTTCTCGCCGCACTACGGGCTCAACAGCGACCATGACACCGTGCTGGGCGTGCTGTCGCTGGCGTTCTGGGCGCTGAACATCGTGGTCACCCTGAAGTACGTGACCATCATCATGCGCGCCGACAACGACGGCGAGGGCGGCATCATGGCGCTGATGGCACTGACCCAGCGCACCCTGCGCAACGGCTCGCGCTCGGCCTATGTGGTCGGCATCCTCGGCATCTTCGGCGCCTCGCTGTTCTTCGGCGATGGTGTCATCACCCCGGCCATTTCCGTGCTGGGCGCGGTGGAAGGCCTGGAGGTGGCCGCCCCGGGCCTGCACGCCTTCATCGTACCCATCACCGTGGTGGTGCTGCTGGCCGTGTTCGCGGTGCAGCGCTTCGGCACCGAGAAGATCGGCAAGCTGTTCGGGCCGATCACCTCCATCTGGTTCATCTCGCTGGCCGCCATCGGCATCTACAACATCTTCGATTCGCCGGAAGTGCTGAAGGCCTTCAATCCGTGGTGGGCCATCCGTTTCTTCATGGACCACAGCTGGCACGGCATCTTCATCCTGGGCGCGGTGGTGCTGGCCGTTACCGGTGGTGAAGCGCTGTACGCCGACATGGGCCACTTCGGTGCCAAGCCAATCCGCCACGCCTGGTACTTCTTCGTGCTGCCGTGCCTGGTGCTGAACTACCTGGGGCAGGGCGCTCTGGTGCTCAACCACCCCGAGGCGGTGAAGAACCCGTTCTTCGAGGCCGTGCCGGACTGGGCGCTGTACCCGATGATCATCCTGGCCACCATGGCCGCGGTGATCGCCTCGCAGTCGGTCATCACCGGCGCGTTCTCGGTATCGCGCCAGGCCATGCAGCTGGGCTACATCCCGCGCATGCGCATCAAGCACACCTCGCACGACACCATCGGCCAGATCTACATCCCCGGCATCAACTGGGGCATCGCGGTGATGGTCATCGGCCTGGTGCTGGCGTTCCGCAGCTCGTCCAACCTGGCCGTGGCGTACGGCATCTCGGTGTCGGCCACCATGCTCATCGACACCCTGCTGCTGGCCCTGGTGGCCCGCTCGCTGTGGCCGAAGGCGCGCAACTGGATCCTGCCGCTGTGCGTGGTGTTCTTCATCATCGACCTGGGCTTCGTCATCGCCAACGGCGCCAAGCTGCTGCAGGGCGCCTGGTTCCCGGTGGTGCTGGGCATCTTCCTGTTCACCATGATGCGCACCTGGCGCCGTGGCCGCGAACTGCTGCGCGATGAGATCCGCAAGGACGGCATCCGCATCGACACCTTCCTGCCGGGCCTGATGCTGGCGCCGCCGGTCCGCGTGCCGGGCACGGCGGTATTCCTCACTGCCGACCCGACCGTGGCCCCGCACGCGCTGATGCACAACCTCAAGCACAACAAGGTGCTGCACGAGCGCAACGTGTTCCTGCACGTGGAAACCCTGCCCATTCCCTATGCAGTGGAAGGGCAGCGGCTGAAGATCGAATCGGTGGGCGATGAGTTCTACCGGGTCTACGTGCGTTTCGGTTTCATGGAAACGCCGGACGTGCCCTTGGCACTGATGCGTTCGTGCGACCACGGCGGCATCTATTTCGACCCGATGGACACCACCTTCTTCGCCAGCCGCGAAACCATCGTGGCCACCGCCAACCGCGGCATGCCGATCTGGCGCGACAAGCTGTTCGCGCTGATGCATCGCAACGCCGCCCCGGCCACCGGCTTCTTCCGCATTCCGGGCAACCGTCTGGTGGAACTCGGCGCGCAGGTGGAGATTTAA
- a CDS encoding DUF3011 domain-containing protein — translation MKPLSLASLALTLSVGALAGLTLPAAPAAAQNGVVRCESQNNRERVCNTGWRNAQMVRQLSGSSCVEGRTWGSRNGSIWVTNGCRAEFVEGRGGWGGGNGGNWGGSGGTIRCESQDNRERTCPTNWRGATLVRQISGSACVEGQTWGVRNGAIWVNRGCRGEFAESRGGWGGGHGGGWGGGNSNYSITCSSNDNRTQNCDWDERQGRPVLQQQLSGSACQEGRSWGYSRGRVWVSNGCRARFGTR, via the coding sequence ATGAAACCGCTGTCCCTGGCCAGTCTGGCCCTGACCTTGTCCGTGGGCGCCCTTGCCGGGCTGACCCTCCCCGCCGCCCCTGCCGCTGCGCAGAACGGCGTCGTCCGCTGCGAAAGCCAGAACAACCGCGAGCGGGTCTGCAACACCGGCTGGCGCAATGCGCAGATGGTGCGCCAGCTGTCCGGCTCCTCCTGCGTGGAGGGCCGTACCTGGGGCAGCCGCAACGGCAGCATCTGGGTCACCAATGGCTGCCGCGCCGAGTTCGTCGAGGGCCGTGGCGGCTGGGGCGGCGGCAATGGCGGCAACTGGGGCGGCAGCGGCGGCACGATCCGCTGCGAGAGCCAGGACAACCGCGAACGCACCTGCCCCACCAACTGGCGCGGCGCCACCCTGGTCCGGCAGATTTCCGGCTCGGCCTGCGTGGAGGGCCAGACCTGGGGCGTGCGCAACGGCGCGATCTGGGTCAACCGCGGCTGCCGCGGCGAGTTCGCCGAGTCGCGCGGGGGCTGGGGTGGTGGCCACGGCGGCGGCTGGGGCGGCGGCAACAGCAACTATTCCATCACCTGCAGCAGCAACGACAACCGCACCCAGAACTGTGACTGGGATGAGCGCCAGGGCCGCCCGGTGCTGCAGCAGCAGCTGTCCGGCAGCGCCTGCCAGGAAGGCCGCAGCTGGGGCTATTCGCGCGGCCGGGTGTGGGTGAGCAACGGCTGCCGGGCCCGGTTCGGTACCCGTTGA
- the ruvA gene encoding Holliday junction branch migration protein RuvA yields the protein MIGRLRGIVAYKAPPWLVVDVNGVGYELEAPMSTFYDLPELGREVTLYTHYSQKEDSVSLYGFLREGERRLFRDVQKVSGIGAKIALAVLSGVTVEEFARMVQAGDITALTRIPGIGKKTAERMVLELRDRAAQFGAGGALPTGSGPAPADPLSDATVALQQLGYKPAEAARMARDAFNEGDEVATVIRKALQSALR from the coding sequence ATGATCGGTCGACTGCGCGGCATCGTCGCCTACAAGGCGCCGCCGTGGCTGGTGGTGGATGTGAACGGGGTGGGCTACGAACTGGAGGCGCCGATGAGCACCTTCTACGACCTGCCCGAGCTTGGCCGCGAGGTCACCCTGTACACCCACTATTCGCAGAAGGAAGACAGCGTTTCGCTGTATGGCTTCCTGCGCGAAGGGGAGCGCCGGCTGTTCCGCGACGTGCAGAAGGTCAGCGGCATCGGCGCGAAGATCGCGCTGGCCGTGCTGTCCGGCGTCACCGTCGAGGAATTCGCACGCATGGTGCAGGCCGGTGACATCACCGCGCTGACCCGCATTCCCGGCATCGGCAAGAAGACCGCCGAGCGCATGGTGCTGGAACTGCGCGACCGCGCCGCCCAGTTCGGTGCCGGCGGCGCACTGCCCACCGGCAGCGGCCCGGCCCCGGCCGATCCGCTGTCCGACGCCACCGTGGCCCTGCAGCAGCTGGGTTACAAGCCGGCTGAAGCGGCGCGCATGGCCCGTGATGCCTTCAATGAAGGCGACGAAGTGGCCACTGTCATCCGCAAGGCCCTGCAATCGGCGCTGCGCTGA
- a CDS encoding DNA primase — protein MTEFAFSLEWEKLGNEGSEANLVTERARVFGGWLVRVGTNPAAMALTFVADGEGRWDGEDFGVEDYEDDEEEEFDEDEEEGEDEDEEEYEEEDEEEDETESPERA, from the coding sequence ATGACCGAGTTTGCGTTTTCGCTGGAGTGGGAAAAGCTGGGCAATGAAGGCTCCGAGGCCAACCTGGTCACCGAGCGTGCACGTGTCTTCGGTGGTTGGCTGGTCCGTGTCGGTACCAACCCGGCGGCGATGGCCCTGACCTTCGTCGCCGACGGCGAAGGCCGCTGGGATGGTGAAGACTTCGGCGTCGAGGATTACGAAGACGACGAAGAGGAAGAGTTCGACGAGGACGAAGAAGAAGGCGAGGACGAGGACGAAGAGGAATACGAGGAAGAGGACGAGGAAGAGGACGAAACCGAGTCGCCGGAACGGGCTTGA
- a CDS encoding cation:proton antiporter produces the protein MSHELIYLLLIFALLVIPRALQRFSLPAPLTCLLFGIIAMLWLGERSHDAVIGLLATLGISSLFLFAGLEVDLAALRRGLWPLLAHLVIRSATLFGVGWVAWRYADLPWQAAGLLALALLTPSTGFIMDSLSRLGLSDDERFWVTSKAIAGELLALAALFVVLQAGDPWHMALSSGALLAMLIGLPLLFIALGRWVAPHAPGSEFSLLVMVGMVAAYITYLLGVYYLVGAFIAGLVARLLHQRMPLLASHENLHALRLFASFFVPFYFFNAGTKVPSEALSFEALGLGIVITLVVLPLRIGVVWLQRRVMFGESFRSSLRVSVALAPTLIFTLVLAAIMRERFQIPAVLFGALLLYAALTTLLPSLVFRTPFDVDPIEQEPPGEGASAPVAATEVVPATLPDQAVPPRQ, from the coding sequence ATGAGCCATGAACTGATCTACCTGCTGCTGATTTTCGCGCTGCTGGTCATTCCGCGCGCGCTGCAGCGCTTCAGCCTGCCGGCGCCGCTGACCTGCCTGCTGTTCGGCATCATCGCCATGCTGTGGCTGGGCGAACGTTCGCACGATGCGGTGATCGGCCTGCTGGCCACGCTGGGCATCTCCTCGCTGTTCCTGTTCGCCGGGCTGGAAGTGGATCTGGCTGCGCTGCGGCGCGGGCTGTGGCCACTGCTGGCGCATCTGGTCATCCGCAGTGCAACGCTGTTCGGCGTGGGCTGGGTGGCCTGGCGCTATGCAGACCTGCCATGGCAGGCCGCCGGCCTGCTGGCACTGGCGCTGCTGACACCCTCCACAGGCTTCATCATGGATTCGCTGTCGCGGCTTGGCCTGAGCGACGACGAGCGCTTCTGGGTCACCAGCAAGGCCATTGCCGGCGAACTGCTGGCGCTGGCGGCGCTGTTCGTGGTGCTGCAGGCGGGCGATCCCTGGCACATGGCACTGTCCAGCGGCGCGCTGCTGGCGATGCTGATCGGCCTGCCGCTGCTGTTCATCGCGCTGGGGCGCTGGGTGGCGCCGCACGCGCCGGGCTCGGAGTTTTCGCTGCTGGTGATGGTCGGCATGGTCGCCGCGTACATCACCTATCTGCTGGGCGTGTACTACCTCGTCGGCGCGTTCATCGCCGGCCTGGTGGCGCGCCTGCTGCACCAGCGCATGCCCTTGCTGGCGTCGCATGAGAACCTGCACGCGCTGCGGTTGTTCGCGTCCTTCTTCGTGCCGTTCTACTTCTTCAACGCCGGCACCAAGGTGCCCAGCGAAGCGCTGAGCTTCGAGGCGCTGGGGCTGGGCATCGTCATCACCCTGGTGGTGCTGCCGCTGCGCATCGGTGTGGTCTGGCTGCAGCGCCGGGTGATGTTCGGCGAGAGCTTCCGCAGCAGCCTGCGGGTTTCCGTGGCGCTGGCCCCCACGTTGATCTTCACCCTGGTGCTGGCGGCGATCATGCGGGAGCGCTTCCAGATTCCGGCGGTGCTGTTCGGTGCGCTGCTGTTGTATGCAGCGTTGACCACGCTGCTGCCTTCGCTGGTGTTCCGCACGCCGTTCGATGTCGATCCGATCGAGCAGGAGCCGCCCGGCGAGGGCGCCTCAGCCCCGGTCGCCGCGACCGAAGTCGTGCCTGCGACGCTGCCGGACCAGGCCGTGCCGCCGCGGCAGTGA
- the aspS gene encoding aspartate--tRNA ligase, translating into MRTHFCGLVNETLIGQTVTLAGWTDVARNQGGVCFIDLRDHEGIVQVTVEVDNAEVFAVAASLGYEDVLQVEGVVRARHAVNDKITTGKVEVIATAITVLNKAAPLPFHAHENPGEDTRLKYRYLDLRRPEMQRMQRTRIKLVQALRRHLDERGFQDIETPILTKATPEGARDFLVPARMHPGEFYALPQSPQLFKQILMVAGFDRYYQIARCFRDEALRADRQLEFTQLDMEFAFVRERDVQDFVESMIRAIFKEVVDVELAATFPRMTWAEAMRRYGSDKPDLRIALELVDVAELVKDSEFAVFTGPANDAEGRVAALRIPGGATLSRKQIDEYAAHAAKYGAKGLAYIKIADNGEVSSPIQKFFSEASFAALVAHVGAGNGDIVFFGAGGYNKVSDFMGALRLKAGKDFGLVADGWAPLWVTDFPMFEWDEEEQRYVALHHPFTAPAVDDIADLRANARTAVSRGYDMVLNGNEIGGGSIRIHRPDMQSAVFELLGIGAEEARAKFGFLLDALNYGAPPHGGIAFGIDRIAALMAGTESIRDVIPFPKTTGAQDLMTDAPSPIVDTQLAEVHIQVRPKTN; encoded by the coding sequence ATGCGTACCCACTTCTGCGGCCTGGTCAATGAGACCCTGATTGGCCAGACTGTCACCCTCGCCGGCTGGACCGACGTGGCCCGTAACCAGGGCGGCGTCTGCTTCATCGATCTGCGCGATCATGAAGGCATCGTGCAGGTGACCGTCGAGGTCGACAACGCCGAAGTGTTCGCCGTGGCCGCTTCGCTGGGCTATGAGGACGTGCTGCAGGTCGAAGGCGTGGTGCGCGCCCGCCACGCGGTGAACGACAAGATCACCACCGGCAAGGTGGAAGTGATCGCCACTGCCATCACCGTGCTGAACAAGGCCGCCCCGCTGCCGTTCCATGCGCACGAGAACCCGGGCGAAGACACCCGCCTGAAGTACCGCTACCTGGACCTGCGCCGGCCGGAAATGCAGCGCATGCAGCGCACCCGCATCAAGCTGGTGCAGGCCCTGCGCCGCCACCTGGATGAGCGCGGCTTCCAGGACATCGAAACCCCGATCCTGACCAAGGCCACCCCGGAAGGCGCCCGCGACTTCCTGGTGCCCGCGCGCATGCACCCGGGTGAGTTCTACGCCCTGCCGCAGAGCCCGCAGCTGTTCAAGCAGATCCTGATGGTGGCCGGCTTCGACCGCTACTACCAGATCGCGCGCTGCTTCCGCGACGAAGCCCTGCGTGCCGACCGCCAGCTGGAATTCACCCAGCTGGACATGGAATTCGCCTTCGTGCGCGAGCGCGACGTGCAGGACTTCGTCGAGTCGATGATCCGCGCCATCTTCAAGGAAGTGGTCGACGTCGAGCTGGCCGCCACCTTCCCGCGCATGACCTGGGCCGAGGCGATGCGTCGCTACGGTTCGGACAAGCCGGACCTGCGCATCGCGCTGGAACTGGTGGACGTGGCCGAACTGGTCAAGGACAGCGAGTTCGCCGTGTTCACCGGCCCGGCCAATGATGCCGAAGGCCGCGTGGCCGCGCTGCGCATTCCGGGCGGCGCCACCCTGTCGCGCAAGCAGATCGACGAATACGCCGCTCACGCCGCCAAGTACGGTGCCAAGGGCCTGGCCTACATCAAGATCGCCGACAACGGCGAAGTCAGCTCGCCGATCCAGAAGTTCTTCAGCGAGGCATCCTTCGCGGCCCTGGTCGCCCACGTCGGCGCCGGCAACGGCGACATCGTGTTCTTCGGTGCCGGCGGCTACAACAAGGTGTCCGACTTCATGGGCGCCCTGCGCCTGAAGGCCGGCAAGGATTTCGGCCTGGTGGCCGACGGCTGGGCCCCGCTGTGGGTCACCGACTTCCCGATGTTCGAGTGGGACGAGGAAGAACAGCGTTACGTCGCCCTGCATCACCCCTTCACCGCGCCGGCCGTGGACGACATCGCCGACCTGCGCGCCAACGCCCGTACCGCCGTTTCGCGCGGCTACGACATGGTGCTCAACGGCAATGAAATCGGCGGCGGCTCGATCCGTATCCACCGCCCCGACATGCAGAGCGCCGTGTTCGAGCTGCTGGGCATCGGTGCAGAAGAAGCCCGTGCCAAGTTCGGCTTCCTGCTGGATGCGCTGAACTACGGCGCGCCGCCGCACGGCGGCATCGCCTTCGGCATCGACCGCATCGCCGCGCTGATGGCCGGCACCGAGTCCATCCGCGACGTCATCCCGTTCCCGAAGACCACCGGTGCGCAGGATCTGATGACCGATGCGCCGTCGCCGATCGTCGACACGCAGCTGGCCGAAGTGCACATCCAGGTTCGCCCCAAGACCAACTGA
- a CDS encoding YebC/PmpR family DNA-binding transcriptional regulator, with translation MGRGPSIEARKNASDAKRGKIFTKIIREISVAARGGGGDPNNNPRLRVAMDKGLGVNMSKDVIERAIKKATGELEGVDYEEIRYEGYAPGGVAVIVDCLTDNRVRTVADVRHAFSKCGGNMGTEGSVAFMFKRLGVLHFAAGADEEAITEAAIEAGADDIVVYPDDGSIDVVTSPDAFNAVKDGMAAAGHVADHAEITFRADNDIKVEGDVALQVKKLLDMLEDLDDVQDVYSNAELGADAYA, from the coding sequence ATGGGTAGAGGCCCCTCCATCGAAGCCCGCAAGAACGCGTCCGACGCGAAGCGTGGCAAGATTTTCACCAAGATCATCCGCGAGATCAGCGTTGCTGCGCGCGGCGGTGGAGGCGACCCCAACAACAACCCGCGCCTGCGCGTGGCCATGGACAAGGGTCTGGGCGTGAACATGTCCAAGGACGTGATCGAGCGCGCCATCAAGAAGGCCACCGGTGAACTGGAAGGCGTCGATTACGAGGAAATCCGCTACGAGGGCTACGCCCCGGGCGGCGTGGCCGTCATCGTCGACTGCCTGACCGACAACCGCGTGCGCACCGTGGCCGATGTCCGCCACGCGTTCAGCAAGTGCGGCGGCAACATGGGCACCGAAGGTTCGGTCGCTTTCATGTTCAAGCGCCTGGGCGTGCTGCACTTCGCTGCGGGCGCCGATGAAGAAGCCATCACCGAGGCCGCCATCGAGGCCGGCGCGGATGACATCGTGGTCTACCCGGACGACGGCTCGATCGACGTGGTCACCAGTCCGGACGCGTTCAACGCGGTCAAGGACGGGATGGCCGCCGCCGGCCACGTCGCCGACCACGCCGAGATCACCTTCCGCGCGGACAACGACATCAAGGTCGAAGGCGACGTCGCTCTGCAGGTCAAGAAGCTGCTGGACATGCTGGAAGACCTGGACGACGTGCAGGACGTGTACTCCAACGCCGAACTCGGCGCCGACGCCTACGCCTGA
- a CDS encoding cobalamin adenosyltransferase, translated as MTPPVLLLHGIWNARAWVGPLAWRLRARGFQVHTFGYSSVFGGPDVAVPQLLERLADAGPLSLVGHSLGGLLALEALRRQPQLDVQRVVCLGSPLRGSGTARSLSEHGWGLALGRSSELLLDGLPDWQGRAKVGLIAGSVPHGLGSLLGALDDVSDGTVALAETRLPGLADHCVVRTSHSGLVVSPDAARQTAHFLRHGQFDHSRAAAA; from the coding sequence ATGACTCCCCCCGTACTGCTTCTGCACGGCATCTGGAACGCCCGCGCCTGGGTCGGGCCACTGGCCTGGCGCCTGCGCGCGCGGGGTTTCCAGGTGCACACCTTCGGCTATTCCTCGGTGTTTGGCGGCCCCGACGTGGCCGTACCGCAACTGCTGGAGCGTCTGGCCGACGCTGGCCCGCTGTCGCTGGTCGGCCACAGCCTGGGTGGCCTGCTGGCGCTGGAGGCACTGCGCCGCCAGCCGCAGCTGGATGTGCAGCGGGTGGTCTGCCTGGGATCACCGCTGCGCGGCAGCGGCACGGCCCGGTCGCTGTCCGAACATGGCTGGGGCCTGGCCCTGGGCCGCAGCAGCGAACTGCTGCTCGATGGCCTGCCGGACTGGCAGGGCAGGGCGAAGGTCGGTCTGATCGCCGGTTCGGTACCGCATGGGCTGGGCAGCTTGCTGGGCGCGCTGGATGACGTATCCGACGGCACCGTGGCCCTGGCCGAGACCCGCCTGCCGGGCCTGGCCGACCACTGCGTGGTGCGCACCAGCCACAGCGGCCTGGTGGTATCGCCCGACGCCGCGCGGCAGACCGCGCATTTCCTGCGCCACGGCCAGTTCGACCACAGCCGCGCCGCCGCCGCCTGA
- a CDS encoding glycosyltransferase family 39 protein produces MMQEASPARRLLPARILLAYSIVALLVMLACSWSMPPIEASGFRQTQTALSIDWMMRGGPFLAYLTPVLGAPWSIPFEFPLFQWLAAMLAKATGLSADNSGRLLSTLFHLGCIWLVHRICWEVRRDRVLALCVAGAFAVSPSAQFWGRSVMMESTAVFFGLLFVWSMARLYRQPRAWVGAVAIIAAVLGALVKITTFFGFAAFTLLTVAWVVLREHGWRPRWLAAHWTLLGWGALAAFAALAAILWWLQHADALKAQSVLGAQVTSANLGAFNYGSLQQRLDPATWSALFKKRFSAPVGSNWVFVLFIAAGLSIRRIRVPVLVLLLGYLLPMAVFTNLQLVHPYYQVAQLVLGTSIVGLVLWWLVERGEAAGTPRRAIALAVFLCLLSAGFGLVKSLKDMKEAREPTRISQIAALIRAGTPEQGVVVAFGDDWSSELPYRSGRRAVMIPDWAADTALAALAHTDDALGGLPLAALVECPNNVGTSPERAQWQAAIVQRYAQGVPAQEIGGCRLWLHR; encoded by the coding sequence CTGATGCAGGAAGCCAGCCCAGCCCGCCGTCTGTTGCCCGCCAGGATTCTGCTGGCGTATTCGATCGTGGCCCTCCTCGTGATGCTGGCCTGCAGCTGGTCGATGCCCCCCATCGAGGCCTCCGGATTCCGGCAGACCCAGACCGCACTGAGCATCGACTGGATGATGCGTGGGGGCCCCTTCCTGGCCTACCTGACGCCGGTGCTGGGTGCGCCGTGGTCGATACCCTTCGAGTTCCCGTTGTTCCAGTGGCTGGCCGCGATGCTGGCCAAGGCCACCGGCTTGAGTGCCGACAACAGCGGTCGCCTGCTCTCGACCCTGTTCCACCTGGGGTGCATCTGGCTGGTACACCGCATCTGCTGGGAAGTACGCCGCGATCGGGTGCTGGCCCTGTGCGTTGCGGGAGCGTTCGCGGTTTCGCCGTCGGCCCAGTTCTGGGGCCGTTCGGTGATGATGGAATCCACCGCAGTGTTCTTCGGCCTGTTGTTTGTCTGGTCGATGGCGCGCCTGTATCGGCAGCCGCGCGCCTGGGTGGGCGCAGTAGCCATCATCGCCGCGGTTCTCGGTGCGCTGGTCAAGATCACCACGTTCTTCGGCTTCGCGGCCTTCACCCTGCTGACCGTGGCCTGGGTGGTGCTGCGCGAGCATGGCTGGCGCCCACGGTGGCTGGCCGCGCACTGGACGCTGCTGGGGTGGGGCGCACTGGCTGCGTTCGCTGCCTTGGCCGCCATCCTGTGGTGGCTGCAGCACGCGGATGCGCTGAAGGCACAGTCGGTGCTGGGTGCACAGGTGACGTCCGCAAACCTGGGCGCGTTCAATTACGGCAGCCTGCAGCAGCGCCTGGATCCGGCCACATGGAGCGCGCTCTTCAAGAAGCGCTTCTCCGCGCCGGTCGGGTCGAACTGGGTGTTCGTCCTGTTCATCGCTGCCGGCCTGTCGATCCGGCGCATCCGCGTCCCGGTGCTGGTGCTGCTGCTCGGCTACCTGCTGCCGATGGCGGTATTCACCAACCTGCAGCTGGTGCACCCGTACTACCAGGTCGCGCAGCTGGTACTGGGCACCTCCATCGTCGGCCTGGTGCTGTGGTGGCTGGTCGAGCGCGGGGAGGCGGCCGGCACGCCACGTCGGGCCATCGCACTGGCCGTGTTCCTGTGCCTGTTGTCCGCAGGCTTCGGGCTGGTGAAGTCGTTGAAGGACATGAAGGAAGCGCGCGAGCCGACCCGCATCTCGCAGATCGCTGCGCTCATCCGCGCCGGCACGCCGGAGCAGGGCGTGGTGGTGGCCTTCGGTGACGACTGGTCCTCCGAGTTGCCCTACCGTTCCGGCCGTCGTGCCGTGATGATTCCCGATTGGGCTGCAGATACGGCACTGGCGGCGTTGGCGCACACCGACGATGCGCTCGGCGGCCTGCCGCTGGCGGCCCTGGTCGAATGCCCCAACAACGTCGGCACCTCGCCCGAGCGCGCGCAGTGGCAGGCGGCGATCGTGCAGCGCTACGCGCAGGGCGTGCCGGCGCAGGAGATCGGCGGCTGCCGGTTGTGGCTGCACCGCTAG
- a CDS encoding GNAT family N-acetyltransferase — translation MYSIRRATVDDAPTLSALAARTFTETFGHLYPPQHLQDFLDTSYTVERQRTILSHPDYAVWLLELDGEAVGHAAAGPCGLPHPDVKPGDGELKRLYLIKTQQSCGWGSRLLETALAWLEQEGPRTLWLGVWSENFGAQRFYARYGFEKAGEYLFPVGETNDLEFILRRAPRPA, via the coding sequence ATGTATTCCATCCGCCGCGCCACCGTGGACGATGCGCCGACTCTGTCGGCGCTGGCTGCCCGCACGTTCACCGAGACCTTCGGCCATCTGTACCCGCCGCAGCACCTGCAGGACTTCCTCGACACGTCCTACACGGTGGAGCGGCAGCGCACCATCCTGTCCCACCCCGATTACGCGGTGTGGCTGCTGGAGCTGGACGGGGAGGCGGTCGGCCATGCCGCCGCCGGCCCCTGCGGGTTGCCGCACCCGGACGTGAAGCCCGGCGACGGTGAGCTCAAGCGCCTGTACCTCATCAAGACCCAGCAGAGCTGTGGCTGGGGCAGCCGGTTGCTGGAAACCGCACTGGCCTGGCTCGAGCAGGAGGGTCCGCGCACCCTGTGGCTGGGAGTCTGGTCGGAAAACTTCGGGGCCCAGCGCTTCTACGCCCGTTACGGCTTCGAGAAGGCCGGCGAATACCTGTTCCCGGTTGGCGAAACCAACGACCTGGAATTCATCCTGCGCCGGGCCCCGCGCCCGGCGTGA